A part of Saccharomyces cerevisiae S288C chromosome XIV, complete sequence genomic DNA contains:
- the MDJ2 gene encoding Mdj2p (Constituent of the mitochondrial import motor; associated with the presequence translocase; function overlaps with that of Pam18p; stimulates the ATPase activity of Ssc1p to drive mitochondrial import; contains a J domain): protein MVLPIIIGLGVTMVALSVKSGLNAWTVYKTLSPLTIAKLNNIRIENPTAGYRDALKFKSSLIDEELKNRLNQYQGGFAPRMTEPEALLILDISAREINHLDEKLLKKKHRKAMVRNHPDRGGSPYMAAKINEAKEVLERSVLLRKR, encoded by the coding sequence ATGGTTTTGCCTATAATAATTGGTTTGGGCGTGACAATGGTTGCTCTAAGTGTCAAGTCTGGTCTCAATGCATGGACCGTCTACAAGACCCTGTCCCCTTTAACTATTGCAAAACTAAATAACATTCGCATAGAAAACCCGACGGCGGGCTACCGCGATGCACTTAAGTTCAAAAGCTCACTGATAGACGAAGAACTGAAAAATAGATTAAACCAGTACCAGGGAGGCTTTGCACCGCGAATGACAGAGCCCGAAGCCTTGCTCATCTTGGATATCTCCGCCAGAGAGATTAATCACttggatgaaaaattactgaaaaaaaagcacagGAAGGCTATGGTTCGTAACCACCCAGACAGAGGAGGGAGTCCCTACATGGCGGCCAAGATAAATGAGGCGAAAGAAGTTCTCGAAAGAAGTGTTTTACTAAGAAAGAGATAA
- the EGT2 gene encoding Egt2p (Glycosylphosphatidylinositol (GPI)-anchored cell wall endoglucanase; localizes in birth scars; required for proper cell separation after cytokinesis; expression is activated by Swi5p and tightly regulated in a cell cycle-dependent manner): MNKLLLHLVRVISILGLANALTQTQPILKDIQITDSYTKTKECTDPDHWFIIEGQLSIPKGSQQNITFQVPDAFSSFPQEPFSIKHNSNSVATISRPDKSTNNFTISIPEKSSEDITTTFNFLAQLTSDAKSKVTEPKSIVYSFYSENTMFNDVIDYVAKNTSAITTDGGIYKTNNTAWFTVDLPMRTFRNPVYLTSQTSSSSDYVFDTSLTKFEVVTAVDSFNEPINAIPYTTVHDYSTEDEIRCLFNSTISGGLYFRVTYFTKKLSTSSISNTVELTYPDEGTSVRLLGKRDTSTTLASELYSESAANIDSTTSDDTTSSDAAITPTYSNSTLSSYTSQSSAIPEVAVTASLSSGILSSTVDGASTSADASMSAVSTVSSSSEQASSSSISLSAPSSSNSTFTTPSSSLSATETYSIISSASISVTQASYIDNSTTTAVTQSTSTIAVSSAEKLSSTLSYTSNVTISVSSATQHTTTPSYVSNSTTLSSSSVLESVISSPYLANTTVSGASSASQSTNPPYVSNSTTSSATQLATIAPFAINITGTSISSSITNTSSVSSTTSSLSSGPFVSNTTVASGSYILTTTTESAQLTEIGSLIPISTITTSTTTSGTDKTGSNKVASSTEIAQSIVNNSSLSVSTINTNAATAAANARNATFTHATHSGSLQPSYHSSSLLSSTIDTKVTTATTSTSRDGSSSLAFTTGLNQSVVTGTDKSDTYSVISSTESAQVTEYDSLLPISTLKPTVVTGTSRNSTFSMVSSTKLTEATATDKGDAYSVISSTQSAQVTEYGSMLPISTLETPTVIMSTDESGYFTLTTCTESGQATEYGSLIPISTLDGSVIYTFTGESVVVGYSTTVGAAQYAQHTSLVPVSTIKGSKTSLSTEESVVAGYSTTVGAAQYAQHTSLVPVSTIKGSKTSLSTEESVVAGYSTTVDSAQYAEHTNLVAIDTLKTSTFQKATATEVCVTCTALSSPHSATLDAGTTISLPTSSSTSLSTIITWYSSSTIKPPSISTYSGAAGQLTIRIGSLLLGLISFLL; this comes from the coding sequence ATGAATAAACTATTGTTACATCTAGTACGAGTCATTTCGATACTCGGCCTAGCAAACGCTCTCACACAAACGCAACCGattttaaaagatattcAAATAACAGATAGTTATAccaaaacaaaagaatGTACGGATCCAGATCATTGGTTCATAATAGAAGGGCAACTGTCTATTCCAAAGGGAAGTCAGCAAAATATAACATTCCAAGTACCAGATGCTTTCAGCTCATTCCCTCAAGAACCCTTCAGCATAAAACATAATTCTAACAGTGTTGCCACGATATCACGCCCAGATAAATCGACGAACAATTTCACCATTTCTATTCCAGAAAAGAGTTCAGAAGATATAACTACTACATTTAACTTCCTTGCACAGCTTACATCAGATGCTAAATCCAAAGTTACAGAACCAAAAAGCATCGTTTACAGTTTCTATTCAGAAAATACTATGTTTAATGACGTTATTGATTACGTCGCTAAAAATACTTCTGCTATAACAACAGATGGTGGTATATACAAAACTAATAATACCGCCTGGTTTACCGTTGACTTACCAATGAGAACGTTCAGAAATCCCGTTTATTTGACTTCTCAGACATCTTCCTCCTCAGATTACGTATTCGATACTTCGTTAACTAAGTTTGAGGTTGTCACTGCCGTTGATTCTTTTAACGAACCTATTAATGCTATCCCATATACAACTGTTCATGACTACTCCacagaagatgaaattagATGTTTATTTAATTCTACAATCAGCGGTGGGCTATACTTCCGTGTGACTTATTTCACAAAGAAGCTATCTACCTCGTCCATATCAAATACTGTCGAATTAACATATCCCGATGAAGGTACATCTGTCAGACTTTTAGGAAAGAGAGATACTTCAACCACCCTAGCCTCAGAATTATATTCTGAGTCAGCTGCTAACATTGATTCCACCACCAGTGATGACACAACTAGCTCTGATGCTGCTATAACACCAACATACTCAAATTCAACGCTTTCTTCTTATACTTCGCAATCATCCGCTATCCCTGAAGTTGCGGTTACTGCATCATTGAGTAGCGGGATCCTTTCTTCTACAGTTGACGGTGCTAGCACCTCGGCGGACGCTTCCATGTCCGCTGTCTCTACGGTTTCTTCTAGCAGTGAACaagcttcttcttcaagtATTTCTTTATCGGCTCCAAGTTCTTCAAACTCAACCTTTACTACTCCTTCATCTTCTCTGTCTGCTACTGAAACATATAGTATTATCAGTTCAGCTAGTATATCTGTCACACAGGCTTCCTACATTGATAATTCTACAACTACCGCTGTTACCCAATCTACTTCTACTATAGCAGTTTCATCTGCTGAAAAATTGTCAAGCACTCTATCATACACCAGTAACGTCACAATATCAGTATCATCAGCTACCCAACATACTACTACTCCTTCATATGTTAGTAACTCCACTACACTCTCATCCTCATCTGTTCTTGAATCTGTAATTAGCTCTCCATACCTGGCAAACACTACTGTTTCAGGAGCTTCATCTGCAAGTCAATCTACTAATCCGCCATATGTCTCCAACTCCACAACATCATCCGCAACTCAATTAGCCACCATTGCTCCGTTCGCGATTAACATAACAGGAACAAGTATTTCTTCTAGTATCACTAATACTTCTTCAGTTAGTTCTACTACGTCCAGTTTATCATCCGGCCCATTTGTTTCAAACACAACGGTTGCCTCTGGGTCTTATATTCTAACCACTACTACAGAGTCTGCACAACTTACTGAAATAGGGAGTTTGATACCAATCTCGACTATTACTACTAGTACCACCACTTCTGGTACCGATAAAACTGGTAGTAATAAGGTGGCCTCTTCAACTGAAATAGCGCAATCTATCGTAAACAACAGTTCACTTTCGGTGTCAACAATCAACACTAACGCTGCGACAGCAGCTGCTAATGCCAGAAATGCTACTTTCACTCATGCAACCCATTCTGGTTCGCTTCAACCCTCATATCATAGCAGCTCACTATTATCGTCCACAATTGACACCAAGGTAACTACTGCTACTACAAGCACCAGTAGAGACGGTAGTTCGAGTTTGGCTTTCACCACTGGGCTCAATCAATCCGTAGTTACCGGTACAGATAAAAGTGATACCTATAGTGTAATTTCATCCACAGAATCAGCCCAGGTTACGGAGTACGACAGCTTACTTCCAATTTCCACCCTGAAGCCTACAGTCGTTACAGGTACAAGTAGAAACAGTACCTTTAGTATGGTGTCCTCCACCAAATTGACCGAAGCTACTGCAACGGATAAAGGTGATGCGTATAGTGTAATTTCATCTACACAGTCGGCTCAAGTTACTGAATATGGAAGTATGCTTCCAATTTCTACGCTGGAAACACCAACAGTCATTATGAGTACCGATGAAAGCGGCTATTTTACTTTAACTACATGTACTGAGTCTGGGCAAGCTACAGAATATGGTAGTCTGATTCCAATTTCCACACTAGATGGTTCAgttatatatacatttactGGCGAAAGTGTAGTGGTGGGTTACAGTACCACAGTGGGTGCCGCCCAATATGCACAACATACAAGTTTAGTCCCAGTATCTACCATCAAGGGTTCCAAAACTTCTCTTTCAACCGAGGAAAGCGTAGTGGCTGGCTACAGTACTACAGTGGGTGCCGCCCAATATGCACAACATACAAGTTTAGTCCCGGTATCTACCATTAAGGGTTCCAAAACTTCTCTTTCAACCGAGGAAAGCGTAGTGGCTGGCTACAGTACCACAGTAGATTCTGCCCAATACGCCGAGCACACAAATTTAGTTGCCATAGATACATTGAAAACTAGCACATTCCAAAAAGCAACAGCAACTGAGGTTTGTGTCACATGTACCGCCCTTTCTTCCCCTCATTCTGCAACTTTAGATGCAGGTACTACTATTTCATTGCCAACAAGTTCCAGCACATCTCTATCTACAATAATTACCTGGTATTCCTCATCTACTATTAAGCCTCCTTCAATTTCTACATACTCGGGCGCCGCTGGTCAATTAACCATCCGTATTGGCAGTTTGTTGCTAGGGTTAATCTCATTTCTGCTGTAA
- the PFA3 gene encoding palmitoyltransferase PFA3 (Palmitoyltransferase for Vac8p; required for vacuolar membrane fusion; contains an Asp-His-His-Cys-cysteine rich (DHHC-CRD) domain; autoacylates; required for vacuolar integrity under stress conditions), with amino-acid sequence MNDRLSLTSLFPRCLTTCLYIWTAYITLTRIHQIPRWFLALTIVPTLAVALYTYYKVIARGPGSPLDFPDLLVHDLKAAENGLELPPEYMSKRCLTLKHDGRFRVCQVCHVWKPDRCHHCSSCDVCILKMDHHCPWFAECTGFRNQKFFIQFLMYTTLYAFLVLIYTCYELGTWFNSGSFNRELIDFHLLGVALLAVAVFISVLAFTCFSIYQVCKNQTTIEVHGMRRYRRDLEILNDSYGTNEHLENIFDLGSSMANWQDIMGTSWLEWILPIETFKYKKSKHTKDEKGLYFNVRPQVQDRLLSSRCLEDQLLRRVTPRPSLEADRASVEIIDAN; translated from the coding sequence ATGAATGACAGGCTTTCGTTGACAAGTCTGTTTCCCAGGTGTTTGACCACATGTTTGTATATTTGGACTGCATACATAACATTGACAAGGATTCATCAAATACCTAGGTGGTTTCTCGCGCTAACAATAGTTCCGACATTGGCAGTGGCTCTATACACTTATTATAAGGTTATTGCTAGAGGTCCCGGTTCTCCTCTAGATTTCCCTGATTTGTTAGTCCACGATTTAAAGGCAGCGGAAAATGGACTTGAACTTCCTCCGGAGTATATGTCAAAAAGGTGTTTGACCTTAAAACATGATGGAAGATTTCGGGTGTGCCAAGTATGCCATGTTTGGAAGCCCGATCGCTGTCATCATTGTTCATCATGCGATGTTTGcatattgaaaatggatCATCATTGCCCTTGGTTCGCTGAATGCACTGGTTTTAggaatcaaaaattttttattcaattcTTAATGTACACAACATTATACGCGTTCTTAGTCCTAATTTATACTTGCTATGAGCTTGGGACGTGGTTTAACTCCGGTAGTTTCAACCGTGAATTGATAGATTTTCATCTATTAGGGGTGGCCCTATTGGCGGTTGCTGTTTTCATTTCTGTTTTAGCATTTACCTGTTTCAGCATTTATCAGGTTTGTAAAAACCAAACTACTATCGAGGTACACGGAATGAGAAGGTATCGAAGGGATCTTGAAATCCTCAATGACAGCTATGGAACAAATGAGCATTTAGAGAATATATTTGACTTGGGTTCTTCAATGGCCAACTGGCAAGATATAATGGGTACATCTTGGTTAGAGTGGATACTTCCTATTGAGACCTTCAAGTACAAAAAGTCTAAACACACAAAGGATGAAAAAGgtttatattttaatgTAAGACCTCAAGTACAAGACCGACTGCTAAGTAGTAGATGTTTAGAAGATCAATTACTGAGAAGAGTAACACCAAGACCCTCATTAGAAGCCGATAGGGCGTCTGTAGAAATTATCGATGCAAATTAG
- the FIG4 gene encoding phosphatidylinositol-3,5-bisphosphate 5-phosphatase (Phosphatidylinositol 3,5-bisphosphate (PtdIns[3,5]P) phosphatase; required for efficient mating and response to osmotic shock; physically associates with and regulated by Vac14p; contains a SAC1-like domain; homologous to human FIG4, which is associated with CMT4J, a form of Charcot-Marie-Tooth disorder): MNNDAMEHTLGGGILTTSGSKQRKTSKFVMGKYTLYETKDRMYIVGSNKRETMFRILEIDLTVPRGELTVLEDNVFFTRNEIMNVLASLEEATEDGLHKKITGYGLLGFIKFTCWYYLIMVTKYSQVAVIGGHGIYHIDGIDIIPITNNYKKPEKSSDEARLLNIFKDLDLTKTFYFSYTYDITNTLQTNILREKLKAVDRCDITIPCGITDYNEMFVWNNNLLSPIFACIDTVFDWFQCIIHGFIDQVNVSVLGKSIYITLIARRSHHFAGARFLKRGVNNKGHVANEVETEQIVTDMILTPFHQPGNGFFDSDRYTSFVQHRGSIPLYWTQDASNLTTKPPIRINVVDPFFSPAALHFDNLFQRYGGGTIQILNLIKTKEKTPRETKLLWEFEQCIDYLNEFLPTLKKLDYTSWDMSRASKQDGQGVIEFLEKYAVNTVTTTGIFHNGPDFASTKIQEGICRSNCIDCLDRTNAAQFVIGKRALGCQLKSLGIIDNSYLEYDSDIVNILTELFHDLGDTIALQYGGSHLVNTMETYRKINQWSSHSRDMIESIKRFYSNSFVDAQRQDAINLFLGHYSWREGFPSLWEMNTDFYLHNAYSLNMPKRSYIHWWNDYNIKSVKELINEELIATGNDVTREKIIKNVRGYPGAFDNYWNEYYLPRSVTWIRDLFAYNMNSTRRYHNALSKQDKAMSPFTSRKQSWLNNKLKMITSSKSLEKAEGRVVETTDLDRDTSPKQELELYEHYLHIISDRSQKLEEKMNSFSYSKYPIFISHESSEIPPMRKVIGEPLVDIAEDFTDVYDDDDDGDDENDEMTTEALLIAPDHVSVDEKFYEKVLNVDDYKPALDDYSAVIHIKPDNLQLYRDLCFSKDIQLDFQ; encoded by the coding sequence ATGAACAATGATGCAATGGAGCATACCCTTGGTGGAGGTATACTTACCACATCTGGGTCTAAGCAGAGAAAGACCTCTAAGTTTGTAATGGGTAAATATACGTTATACGAAACCAAAGATCGAATGTATATTGTTGGAAGCAATAAAAGGGAAACCATGTTTCGTATTCTAGAAATTGATCTTACTGTACCCCGTGGAGAATTAACTGTGTTGGAGGATAATGTCTTCTTCACCAGAAATGAAATCATGAATGTACTAGCAAGTTTAGAAGAAGCAACTGAAGATGGTCTACATAAGAAAATTACAGGATACGGTCTTCTGGGATTCATTAAATTCACCTGTTGGTACTATTTAATAATGGTTACCAAGTATAGCCAAGTTGCAGTGATTGGCGGTCATGGTATTTATCACATTGATGgtattgatattattccTATTACGAACAACTATAAAAAACCTGAAAAAAGTTCAGATGAGGCAAGGCTATTGAATATATTTAAGGATTTAGACCTAACAAAAACCTTTTATTTCAGTTATACCTACGATATCACAAATACTTTACAAACCAATATATTGCGAGAGAAATTAAAAGCGGTTGACCGATGTGATATTACAATACCTTGCGGGATAACCGACTATAACGAAATGTTTGTTTGGAATAACAATTTATTATCTCCTATTTTTGCTTGTATTGACACTGTTTTTGATTGGTTCCAATGCATTATACATGGATTTATTGACCAGGTTAATGTTTCAGTTTTGGGTAAGTCCATATATATTACTTTAATCGCAAGAAGATCCCACCATTTTGCTGGTGCACGCTTTCTAAAGCGTGGTGTTAACAATAAAGGTCATGTTGCTAACGAAGTCGAAACTGAACAGATTGTAACAGATATGATTTTGACTCCATTCCATCAACCGGGAAATGGATTTTTTGATAGTGATCGATACACTTCTTTTGTACAGCATCGTGGCTCAATCCCCTTATACTGGACCCAGGATGCGTCCAATTTAACCACAAAGCCACCTATAAGAATCAATGTGGTAgatccatttttttctccgGCTGCGTTGCATTTTGATAACTTGTTTCAAAGATATGGTGGCGGAACCATTCAAATACTGAACTTAATtaaaaccaaagaaaagacGCCAAGAGAAACTAAGTTACTCTGGGAATTTGAACAATGTATAGATTATCTGAATGAATTTTTACCAACACTAAAGAAATTAGATTACACCTCTTGGGATATGAGCAGGGCTTCTAAACAAGATGGTCAAGGTGTTATTGAATTCTTAGAGAAGTACGCGGTAAACACTGTCACGACGACAGGAATATTTCATAATGGTCCAGACTTTGCTTCTACAAAGATCCAGGAAGGAATATGTCGAAGTAATTGTATTGACTGTCTTGATAGGACCAACGCCGCCCAATTCGTCATTGGCAAGAGAGCACTTGGTTGCCAGCTCAAATCTTTAGGAATTATCGATAATAGTTATTTAGAGTACGACTCTGATATCGTCAACATACTAACTGAATTGTTTCATGATCTGGGAGATACTATTGCATTACAATATGGCGGTTCGCATTTGGTTAACACCATGGAGAcatatagaaaaataaatcagTGGAGCTCCCATTCAAGGGATATGATCGAAAGTATAAAAAGATTCTACAGTAATTCATTCGTTGATGCACAAAGGCAAGATGCGATTAATTTATTCCTGGGTCACTACTCCTGGAGAGAAGGATTTCCCTCTTTATGGGAAATGAATACCGATTTCTACTTGCATAATGCTTATAGTCTTAATATGCCTAAAAGGAGCTATATTCATTGGTGGAATGATTACAACATCAAAAGTGTAAAAGAATTGATTAATGAAGAACTTATTGCAACAGGTAATGATGTGACAAGAGagaaaattataaaaaacGTAAGAGGTTATCCTGGTGCCTTTGACAATTACTGGAATGAATATTATCTGCCAAGATCAGTAACTTGGATTCGCGATCTCTTTGCATATAATATGAATTCAACAAGAAGATATCATAATGCTTTGTCCAAACAAGACAAGGCTATGTCGCCGTTCACTTCTAGGAAGCAAAGTTGGCTGAATAATAAGCTAAAGATGATCACATCCAGTAAGAGTTTAGAAAAGGCTGAAGGTAGGGTAGTTGAGACTACCGATTTAGACAGAGATACATCTCCAAAGCAAGAATTAGAATTGTATGAACATTACCTGCACATAATATCTGACAGAAGCCAAAAGTTGGAAGAGAAAATGAATTCATTTTCGTATTCAAAATATCCAATTTTTATCAGTCATGAAAGTAGTGAGATTCCACCAATGAGAAAAGTAATAGGAGAACCACTAGTTGATATTGCAGAAGATTTCACTGATGTAtacgatgatgatgatgatggcGACGATGAGAATGACGAGATGACAACAGAAGCACTTCTTATTGCTCCTGATCATGTGTCTGTTGACGAAAAATTTTACGAAAAAGTCCTCAATGTCGATGATTATAAACCTGCTCTTGATGACTATTCTGCTGTTATACACATTAAGCCCGACAATTTGCAGCTTTACAGGGATTTGTGCTTTTCTAAAGATATACAACTtgattttcaataa
- the LEM3 gene encoding Lem3p (Membrane protein of the plasma membrane and ER; interacts specifically in vivo with the phospholipid translocase (flippase) Dnf1p; involved in translocation of phospholipids and alkylphosphocholine drugs across the plasma membrane; null mutant requires tryptophan due to mislocalization of tryptophan permease Tat2p), with protein sequence MVNFDLGQVGEVFRRKDKGAIVSGDNPEEEEDVDASEFEEDEVKPVRTKNRRPKEDAFTQQRLAAINPVLTPRTVLPLYLLIAVVFVIVGGCILAQNSKVDEVTIYYQDCMTNATSSWSDIPSEHWQFVFHKYKTYNTAPQWRFVDDESDDFTKQRGTCQIRFTTPSDMKNNVYLNYVLEKFAANHRRYVLSFSEDQIRGEDASYETVHDATGINCKPLSKNADGKIYYPCGLIANSMFNDTFPLQLTNVGDTSNNYSLTNKGINWESDKKRYKKTKYNYTQIAPPPYWEKMYPDGYNETNIPDIQDWEEFQNWMRPGAFDKITKLIRINKNDTLPAGEYQLDIGLHWPVLEFNGKKGIYLTHGSHLGGRNPFLGIVYLIGGCICAAMALILLTFWLFGGRKIADASSLSWNMK encoded by the coding sequence atGGTAAATTTCGATTTGGGCCAAGTTGGTGAAGTATTCCGTAGAAAGGACAAAGGAGCTATAGTGTCCGGAGACAAcccagaagaagaagaagacgtCGATGCTTCTGAGTTTGAAGAGGATGAAGTAAAGCCTGTGCGTACAAAGAACAGAAGACCCAAAGAGGATGCATTCACTCAACAAAGATTAGCGGCTATAAACCCGGTGTTAACGCCGAGGACAGTTTTGCCTCTTTATCTGTTAATTGCTGTTGTATTTGTTATTGTAGGAGGGTGCATATTAGCACAGAACTCCAAAGTGGATGAAGTAACCATATATTACCAGGACTGTATGACTAACGCAACCTCATCATGGAGCGACATCCCTTCTGAACATTGGCAATTTGTATTTCACAAATATAAAACATATAATACTGCACCACAATGGAGGTTTGTGGATGATGAATCAGATGACTTCACAAAACAAAGAGGTACATGCCAAATCAGGTTCACTACTCCAAGtgatatgaaaaataacgTATATTTGAATTATGTGCTGGAAAAATTTGCTGCCAATCACAGAAGATATGTACTATCTTTTAGCGAAGATCAGATACGTGGGGAGGACGCCTCTTATGAGACGGTGCATGATGCAACCGGTATAAATTGTAAGCCACTATCTAAGAACGCCGATGGTAAAATATACTATCCATGTGGCCTAATTGCGAACTCAATGTTCAACGACACGTTCCCCCTGCAGTTAACAAATGTAGGGGATACGTCTAACAACTATTCATTGACAAATAAAGGAATCAATTGGGAATctgataaaaaaaggtacaaaaaaaccaaataCAATTATACACAGATAGCACCTCCACCATATTGGGAAAAGATGTATCCAGATGGATACAACGAGACGAATATTCCTGATATTCAGGATTGGGAAGAGTTCCAAAACTGGATGAGGCCAGGtgcttttgataaaattacAAAACTGATCAGAATCAATAAAAACGATACTTTGCCAGCGGGTGAATACCAGTTGGATATCGGTCTGCATTGGCCAGTATTGGAGTTTAATGGTAAGAAGGGAATCTACTTGACTCACGGTTCTCACCTTGGCGGTAGAAATCCATTTTTAGGTATAGTTTACCTGATTGGAGGCTGTATTTGTGCTGCCATGGCATTGATATTATTAACGTTTTGGCTCTTCGGCGGTAGAAAGATTGCTGATGCATCAAGTTTGTCATGGAATATGAAATAG
- the KRE1 gene encoding Kre1p (Cell wall glycoprotein involved in beta-glucan assembly; serves as a K1 killer toxin membrane receptor), with translation MMRRTLLHSFATLLLSLSLWSAAVMAAVTTQVTVVTNVAGALVTETTIWDPATAAAAATTTAQTGFFTTVFTTTNDVGTTVTLTQTVNRATMLPTTTTSTSSTGKTTTTVPTATSSLSSGLYLSTVTTTNDLGTTVTLTQTFTHSSTSATSSASSSVSSSVSSSGSSSSVKTTTSTGSAVAETGTRPDPSTDFTEPPVSAVTSLSIDSYITITEGTTSTYTTTRAPTSMWVTVVRQGNTITVQTTFVQRFSSQYVTVASPSVGSIGMGTLTGTVGVIKSAIKKTVSHNEAQHLGMSSFTSILGGLLTVLIWFL, from the coding sequence atgatgcGTCGCACGCTATTACATTCATTCGCTACGCTGCTACTTTCTTTGTCGTTGTGGTCAGCTGCGGTCATGGCAGCTGTGACAACTCAGGTTACAGTGGTAACAAATGTCGCAGGGGCCCTGGTTACGGAGACCACAATATGGGACCCTGCCAccgctgctgctgctgctaCAACTACCGCTCAAACAGGTTTCTTCACTACGGTATTCACTACCACTAACGATGTCGGAACCACCGTCACTCTTACTCAGACAGTCAACAGAGCCACTATGCTACCAACCACGACGACTTCTACCTCATCTACTGGTAAGACAACCACCACTGTTCCTACCGCAACTTCATCGTTGTCTTCGGGACTGTATTTATCTACAGTTACCACGACAAACGATTTGGGTACCACAGTTACATTGACTCAAACGTTCACACATTCTAGCACCAGTGCTACTTCATCCGCCTCCTCGTCTGTGTCCTCGTCTGTATCTTCGTCTGGTTCATCCTCCAGTGTAAAGACGACCACATCGACAGGGAGCGCAGTAGCTGAAACAGGCACCAGGCCAGACCCCTCCACAGACTTCACAGAACCTCCTGTGTCTGCTGTCACTAGTCTATCTATTGACTCATACATTACCATCACTGAAGGTACAACCTCCACTTACACAACCACACGTGCGCCAACGTCCATGTGGGTCACTGTTGTTAGACAGGGCAACACTATCACTGTGCAAACTACTTTTGTCCAGCGTTTCTCCTCCCAGTACGTAACAGTCGCTTCTCCCTCCGTGGGGTCTATTGGGATGGGTACTTTAACCGGTACTGTAGGCGTTATTAAATCTgcaataaagaaaacagtTTCGCATAATGAGGCCCAGCATCTAGGTATGAGTTCGTTTACTTCAATTTTGGGTGGGCTATTAACGGTTTTAATTTGGTTcttataa